Genomic DNA from Lactuca sativa cultivar Salinas chromosome 8, Lsat_Salinas_v11, whole genome shotgun sequence:
ACATATACGGAATTACGGATGTTAGAGGTTCACACAAATAAATATCTTGTTCTGTTAAGATGTAGTTAGATCTCTGTTTGCAACATTTACTGATTCCATTTACTTTGTGTATTTACAGAGAACAACATTAATCAAAAGGAAGAATCATGGATGGTATGTTGGTTCATTTTGTttttattacattacatataaatatATGGAATGATTGGAAATTTGGAATGAATGTTCATTGTTCAGTCGATTCTCAACCAACAATGGAGGAAACGGTTCTTGTTGGAGATGATCTGATGTTAGGACCACCATCACCAATCATTCCACCTGAAATTGCTTCACATGTTCTTGAAGGTGTTAATTTGTGTGATGGGATTTTGAGAAACCTTTTTTTGTGTaagtttttcattttcatttccCAGTTAATTAAATTTTCCCATTTTTCATCACAACTTATTGTTTGTGGCCTCTTCTCATTTATATACTTTAGGCCTCCAAGTTAATGATATAGAGCCATTTTGTCAAGAAGAGATCGCTTTGTATCGAGAATGTGCGGAGAAAAGGGTATacttttccttttttattttacATTTGCGATGATTTTGAATTGctaagataaatattaaatatgtTAGGATAAGGAACTAAGAAAACGTCTTCAAGGTAGCGAGTATAGATTAGGGTTATCAATGCCTTTAGATCAAGCAAAAGAAAGAGCTTCTCAACTAGAGTCCGAAACCACAACTTTAGAGAGGTATGTTATTATTTATTGTTAatgatttaaatattttatttttaatttttttttattttataacttgCATTTGTAGGCGATTGATTCTTGCAAGTGGGATGGAAGGAGCAGAAGGGTTTCGCCAAAGATGGAGTTTACATGGTCGGCTTACAGATACCAAGTAAAATATTCAGTACCAATTTTATTAATTGTTGTACACTATACttatttatttgatatatttAATAATTAACGACCCACATATTATATATTTTCTGCAAATGGAAAATCAATCGGTCCATGACCATTAAAGACTTGAAAATCTGTAACATTAACATTCGTGGTCCAACCAAGTACCACTTATCGTACATTCTTGatgatattatttattttaaaaaattttgtgATTTCATTGCACATGTTATGCAGGAAAAGAACGGAGGCATTAAAGGAAGGACTTGAAAATAGGAAAAAAGATGATGAACCGGTTGCAGTGAGTGTTAAAGGTTCAACAGGAAAAAgatggttgttttggtgaaagtAGGAAAGACTATTATTTGATTACCTAacccaaaataattatttaaaaaaacaatacatgtttatttttattcaaatattaaaTGGTGTATGGGTAAAATGTtggttgaatgattaaataattttttttttctggagCAGTTGTTTAGAAATAAAGCTAATTAAAAGTTTAACAATTAAACAATCGTCATAAACTGAAATtacaaatgaataaaaaaaagttaCTACATATTTTGTAGCAAAATCTATTGTTTTGTGGGAAGAAGACAAGGGACGAACGACGAAAAAGGTACATGGGTCAGATTTTATCAGATCAGGATtttaaagttatgatttatttggaaatgaaaacccatttaagaatatatatgaaattcttcCTTTTTCAAAAACCCGGATTGGACTTGGAAAAATTTTATCTGATACAACCGGGTTGGATCATATACAAACAATTCTTTTCCAAACCAATGggataatcatttttttttttttttttttgttgctgCAAATTAGATTCAACTCCAAccaatatatacttttaaaaatacaaaaataaaaacatgtgTATAGGCAGTTAGGTACAATACATTAAACTAGAAAATGAAATACGCTTCTTATATTGCGATTGAAGCTTCGTTCTCATGATCACATACTTATGAAATGCTAATCGTATTAACGCCATTGTCATACACAAGCAATGTGCCGCCTTTGCGAGTATTTGTTTGCATCATATCGAAAGGTCCCTTACTCACTTTGCAATCTGTCGGCACATGATTTCTCAATTTCGTGTTTCAGTTAGGGTTATAAAAAGTACCGTATCTTCTAATTTGGTCCCAATACACTTCACATGGGTTTGGTAATCGTCTTAGATTTTGTCTAAAAAAACCGTACAAACCAATCCGTTCTGGTTCAGACCGGAACTGTACAGACCAATCCGTTCTGGTTCAGTACCGGATCGGAACTGTACAAAACGGTCTGTTCAGGTTTAGTACCACACCGGACCACGCTCGTCCCTACTTGAAAATGAATATAATAAGAAAACCATGGAGGTTGAATGTTAATATCTTTTGCCCTTAGAGAAAGAGGGTAAAATCCAACAATCATCCAAAGTAGTCCTTTGTGATGCACCACTAAGGTACATAGTGCATGTGACATCAATTATGATTGTTTAGTCAAAGCTTCATATTATGTTTGTTTTCTTCCGAGTACCTTTTTCTAATGTTGCAGCTTTTTAAGTATAAAAACTTATATATGCATTGAGCTTACAGAGTCACAGAAGTAGAGAAAACCCTAAGATAATATCGAATTAAATCGATATAAAGAGATTTATAGGGAATACTCTAGTAATTATTAAAAGCTAAACTTTAAATTCAAAGGAATAGCATCCAAACAAAATGATATTAGAATTATTCATTATGTTTTATGACAatgttaaaagaatatattttataGTAACGAATCACCACTGTTGCGTCATATTATGCAAGGTAGATATTCGTTTCAGATCAAGATTATTTTTATGAGACATGGAGACTTGTTTTTGCCACACATTCTGATAATAAGaaagtaaaaatataaaaaaagataGAAAAAATAGCTTGTATTAATTTTCGTCATTTctaacataaaaaatatattttaaaatttatacatttGTAATATTCTATAGACAAAAGTGCAAGTAAATTTTTTGCAAACATTATTTAATATAGACAAATTGTAGAAACAGACCCTCTAATTTGTACTTTTCTTTACACAagatccaaaatagttttgattTGTATAAATGGCTCTTATTTGAGAGTTTTGGTTTTGGTCATCAGTTGGTTTTACTCTATAAAATGTAGATTATATATTTTCAGTTAACTTTTAAGCAATGTTTGGCGTATGAGCTAAAAAGCTAGCTGttagctgaaaaactagctgttaaataaaaagctagctgatagctgaaaaactaGTTGTTAAAAAATATCGTTTAGTAAAACTCgctgaaaaatataaaattacataaaatgacatgtaagAGTATgcgtttctataattaatttagagatatatttgtaaaattttaaaaaagcttcTAAAAAACTAATCTAAATAGCTTTTCAAAAAACTAGCTTAAAAGTCACTTTTTTtacttaccaaacacgacaacataaaaaaattTGCTTATCAGCTAGTTGTGGCGCGCCAAACATATGCTtgataatatatatttatattatttagtAGGGGCCCACTTATACCATGTACATTCCAAGAACAACACGACAACCCACTCGTTTCCCACCTTAGAGTCCGACCAGCCCCTATAGTCTCCTCCGATGACACCAGCCTTTTTTCGGTAGGACAAAAACCAAAGCTAAAATactaaattaaaacaaaaaccaaaatctATACGCCCTAAAATAACCGAtcaattcaaattagggtttacaaccttTTCCATTCTTTCAAGTTCTTGAATTCGGATTCATGTTAGAGTTCCTGAATTTTGCAAAGATGCAAAGAGTTCGCGTTTCATCTCATCACGTCCCCGTACAAAAATTAGGCGATTCCCAAATGACATGATTTCCTAAATTCAAATTAGCATCAATTTAATATTGCCTACTT
This window encodes:
- the LOC111907611 gene encoding uncharacterized protein LOC111907611; amino-acid sequence: MDVDSQPTMEETVLVGDDLMLGPPSPIIPPEIASHVLEGVNLCDGILRNLFLCLQVNDIEPFCQEEIALYRECAEKRDKELRKRLQGSEYRLGLSMPLDQAKERASQLESETTTLERRLILASGMEGAEGFRQRWSLHGRLTDTKKRTEALKEGLENRKKDDEPVAVSVKGSTGKRWLFW